The Scomber scombrus chromosome 5, fScoSco1.1, whole genome shotgun sequence genome window below encodes:
- the chrd gene encoding chordin: MLVPRALRSLLCVLSCAWLHTGAASRLKSPALPIQSEREPLPSKGLSGCSFGGRFYSLEDTWHPDLGEPFGVMHCVQCLCEPQKSRRGKVFGKVNCKNIKQDCPDPDCDDPILLPGHCCKTCPKGDEDKKQTDSVLDSFEYFHEKGKGKVDDLHKSYNDRSYLSSEDVGPGESRTDFVAVLTGVTDSWLPSSSGVARARFSLTRTSLAFSITYQRMGRPSKIVFLDSDGTAAFEYRVPKGQSDMICGVWKNLAKPLLQQLQSEQMRISMSTATSTQEEVEGKIIKHRALFAETFSSTLTSEEENSGMGGIAMLTLSDTENNLHFILILQGLIKHKDKDPLLVPIRVQLMYRHHILREIRANITSHDPDFAEVLTDLNSRELFWLSRGQLEIAVVTEGQDPLQISGFITGRKSCDTIQSVMSSGDALTPGKTGGVGSAIFNLHDNGTLDYQVQVAGLTSDAVGLTIELKPRRRNKRSVLYDLTPEYSKSTGRATGSWSRLEARHIHMLLQNELFINVATAHNQEGELRGQIKALPFSGLEAPRHELPIPLAGHFVFPPVRSGASGHAWVSVDKQCHLHYEIIVAGLSKTDDLTVNANLHGLAEIGELDDSSATHKRLLTGFYGSQAQGILKDISVELLQHLDQGTAFIQVSTKLNPRGEMRGRIHVPNNCEFGTRGEVEEAEFDDLFVKDPEELKKDPHTCFFENQHHAHGSRWTPNYDKCFSCSCQKRTVICDPVICPVLTCSRTIQPEDKCCPICDGELYRTEPKDMNAPDRVEEHPEGCYFEGDQKMHAPGTTWHPFVPPFGYIKCAICTCKGSTGEVHCEKVTCPVLTCSHPVRRNPSDCCKECPDEDRTPAGLEHSDMMQADGPRHCKFGKNYYQNSDNWHPWVPVVGEMKCINCWCDHGVTKCQRKQCPVLTCTNISRREGSCCPECLDSKEEDDLMMKAPDKRRSWRH, from the exons ATGCTGGTTCCGCGCGCGCTCCGCTCCTTACTGTGCGTACTGAGCTGCGCGTGGCTGCACACCGGAGCGGCCTCGCGGCTCAAGTCTCCCGCTCTGCCCATCCAGTCAGAAAGAGAGCCGCTGCCCTCCAAAGGCTTGTCAG GATGCTCGTTCGGAGGTCGATTCTATTCTCTGGAGGACACATGGCACCCAGACCTCGGGGAGCCCTTTGGCGTCATGCACTGCGTACAGTGCCTCTGTGAACCT CAAAAGAGTCGCCGCGGCAAGGTGTTTGGGAAAGTAAACTGTAAGAACATTAAGCAGGACTGTCCGGACCCTGACTGTGATGATCCCATCCTGTTGCCAGGGCACTGCTGTAAAACCTGCCCTAAAG GTGATGAGGACAAGAAGCAGACAGACTCCGTGCTGGACAGCTTCGAGTATTTCCACGAGAAGGGTAAAGGGAAAGTGGACGACCTCCATAAATCGTACAATGATCGATCCTACCTGAGCTCCGAGGACGTGGGACCCGGAGAGAGCCGCACCG ACTTCGTGGCGGTGTTGACAGGAGTGACGGACTCTTGGCTGCCCAGCTCCAGCGGTGTTGCCAGAGCTCGCTTCTCTCTCACCAGAACCAGCCTGGCCTTCTCCATCACATATCAAAG AATGGGTCGCCCCAGTAAAATAGTCTTCCTGGATTCAGATGGGACCGCCGCGTTTGAGTACAGGGTACCCAAGGGACAGTCGGACATG atctgCGGCGTATGGAAGAACCTGGCCAAGCCTCTCCTGCAACAGCTGCAGTCGGAGCAGATGCGCATCAGCATGAGCACAGCTACCAGCACACAAGAAGAAGTGGAGGGGAAGATCATCAAACACAGAGCTCTGTTCGCTG AGACATTCAGTTCCACGCTGACGTCGGAGGAGGAGAATTCCGGCATGGGAGGCATCGCCATGTTGACGCTGAGCGACACAGAGAACAACCTCCACTTCATCCTCATCCTTCAAGGTCTCATCAAGCACAAAGACAAAG ACCCTCTTCTGGTGCCTATCCGGGTTCAGCTGATGTATCGCCATCACATCCTGAGAGAGATCCGAGCCAATATCACCTCTCat GATCCAGATTTCGCCGAGGTGCTGACAGACCTGAACAGCCGAGAACTGTTCTGGTTATCTCGTGGTCAGCTGGAGATCGCCGTGGTGACCGAGGGTCAAGATCCACTGCAAATCTCTGGATTCATTACAGGCAGAAAATCTTGCGACA CCATCCAGAGTGTGATGTCCAGCGGTGATGCATTGACTCCAGGGAAGACGGGAGGTGTGGGCTCTGCTATCTTCAACCTCCATGATAACGGCACATTAGACTACCAG GTTCAGGTTGCAGGTCTCACCAGCGACGCAGTCGGCCTCACGATCGAGCTGAAGCCGCGGAGGCGTAACAAGCGCTCTGTGCTGTACGACCTGACGCCGGAGTACAGCAAGTCCACGGGCCGGGCCACGGGCAGCTGGAGTCGTTTGGAGGCCCGACACATCCACATGCTGCTGCAGAATGAACTCTTCATCAATGTGGCCACGGCTCACAACCAGGAGGGGGAGCTGAGGGGGCAGATCAAGGCCCTGCCTTTCAGCGGCCTGGAGGCACCCAGACATG aGTTGCCCATCCCTCTGGCTGGCCACTTTGTGTTCCCACCAGTAAGATCTGGTGCTTCTGGCCACGCCTGGGTGTCAGTGGACAAGCAGTGTCACCTTCACTACGAGATCATCGTGGCGGGCCTCAGCAAGACCGACGACCTCACTGTGAACGCCAACCTCCACGGGCTCGCTGAGATCGGAGAGCTGGACGACAGCAGCGCCACCCACAAGAGGCTGCTGACCGGCTTCTACGGCTCACAG gctCAGGGAATCTTGAAGGACATCAGCGTTGAACTGCTTCAACATCTGGACCAAGGAACAGCATTCATCCAGGTCAGCACCAAGCTGAACCCCCGAGGAGAAATGCGTGGACGG ATCCATGTGCCAAACAACTGTGAGTTTGGGACCaggggggaggtggaggaggccgAGTTTGACGACCTTTTCGTAAAAGACCCAGAGGAGCTGAAGAAAGACCCCCATACCTGCTTTTTTGAGAACCAACACCACGCTCACGGCTCCCGCTGGACTCCCAACTACGACAAATGTTTCTCCTGCAGTTGTCAG aAGCGAACTGTGATCTGTGATCCGGTGATCTGCCCGGTGTTGACCTGCTCCAGAACCATTCAGCCTGAGGACAAGTGCTGCCCGATCTGTGATGGTGAGCTTTAT AGGACGGAGCCCAAGGACATGAACGCTCCAGACAGAGTAGAAGAACATCCTGAAG gttGCTACTTTGAAGGAGACCAGAAGATGCATGCCCCAGGAACTACGTGGCATCCCTTTGTACCTCCATTTGGCTACATTAAATGTGCTATCTGCACTTGCAAG GGTTCAACAGGCGAGGTGCACTGTGAGAAAGTGACGTGTCCGGTGCTGACATGCAGTCATCCAGTGAGACGGAATCCCTCCGACTGCTGTAAGGAGTGTCCGGATGAGGACAGGACCCCTGCAGGCCTGGAGCACAGCGACATGATGCAAGCAGATGGTCCGAGACACTGCAAATTTGGCAAGAACTATTACCAGAACAGCGACAACTGGCATCCCTGGGTACCCGTGGTGGGGGAGATGAAGTGCATCAACTGCTGGTGTGAT CATGGTGTGACCAAGTGTCAGAGGAAGCAATGTCCAGTACTGACCTGCACCAACATCTCCCGCAGAGAGGGCTCCTGCTGTCCTGAATGCCTTG ATTCCAAAGAGGAAGACGACCTGATGATGAAGGCTCCAGACAAAAGGCGAAGCTGGAGACATTGA